The region GGCCCAAATATTCGGCAAGCCCCAGGGTCTTTATGATTTGAAAAACAATACTAATAAGGAGAGAGCCAAGTATTATTGAAATCCCAATAAATAAAGGTAAAATCTGCACAGAAGTAAAATATATCTGGTTAATGAGAACCATCCGTGTAGCACTGCTATATGAATTTTTACTAAACATCCTCAAAATGATCGTGAAGGCAAAAGAAAGGGTATCACGGAATGATCCGGTCGCATTCATGCTGGTTTTGCCAATGCGTTCAATAATATCAATCATAGGGATGTCTTTCTTGCCTGACAATGGACGCTTCCACTCATATGACAGATTAACTCCGGGAGATTGTGTCCGTTATTAATATCCTATGAATCGTTACAAACCCTTCTCATCCGCCCATAAAATGGGCAATACGAACATTATCTCCGTCGGGGTCGGCAAAGATAATGTTTGAGTTTTGCAAGACTCTCACTATAATAACAATAAATGATAACATACTGTAAGTGGAAGTGCAAATATTGTATATATTCCTATTTGGAAAGATATGGTACTAAGCCCGCATGCACCGTGGGGTACCACGAATCAGGAGAATGATCAATTTGTCGTTCCCGCGCAGAGACTGTGTCGCAATTCGAAAAAGAGGTGAAAAAACATATGCTTCAGGAGAAAAACTATGAAACTTATTCGATTCCTTTCTAAGGAAAATCAAGTCCTGTGCGGACTGTATGAACCGGAACTCCAGGATCAAGCCAGGATCATTCGGGGAGACATTTTTGGAAAGTTTAAAGTAACGTCGAAGTCAGCAACAATTCATTCTGTCCTGCCACCTGTTTCTCCATGCAATATCCTGGCACTTGGGCTCAACTACAGGAAACATGCCGACGAAACAAACGTGTCGTATCCCGAAATACCGGTAGTTTTTATTAAAGCAACGACAAGCGTAATTGGGCACATGTCGCCTATTCTCCTTCCCACAGCAGGGCCGGAAAATGTCGATTATGAGGCAGAGCTCGCTATCATTATTGGCAGGAAGGTCAAAAATGTTCCTCCCTCCGAAGCAATGGACTGTATTTTAGGCTACACGTGCGCCAATGACGTCAGTGCCCGCGACTGGCAGATTGAAAAACAAAAAAAGCAATGGGCCAGGGGAAAGAGCTTTGATACGTTCTGTCCTATGGGACCCTATTTGGTTACGCGGGAGGAAATACCTGACCCCCAGAATCTCCGTATCCGCACGATATTAAATGGTAGAACCGTCCAGGATTCTAATACCTCCGACATGATTTTCGATATCCCTTCAATTGTCAGCGACCTTTCAAGATCGATGACATTGCTGCCTGGTACGGTGATTTTGACCGGTACACCGGAGGGTGTCGGCTTTACCCGACAACCCCCTGTATTCCTTCAGGACGGTGATAGTGTTACCATAGACATAGAAAAAATTGGTCAATTAAAGAACCCTGTCAAAAGAGAAGAGCAGAGAGAGAACATTATTTATTTAGGAAGAAGAGGGGTTCAAAAACCGCTGGTTTTAGGTGATTAACAGGTCTGTAAAAGTACCGTCTCATTATTGACAAACAGACAACGGCGTATATATTAACAGTCAAAATAAGGATATGGTATGACTAAGGGCATCCTTTCATTAATACGCTTGCACTGCAGTCATTTCGGTGAACTGAAGCACCGAGCGTATTGTGGGGCACAGCGACGTACGTAATGAATAGAGAATATTAAAAGATATCTCCCTTCGGTCGAGATGATGTTGAATGAATGTTACGCTAACCGCTACAACTAGTTGAGGGTAAGAAGTTGAAAAGTCTTGGTATTTGTATAGGTGCGTCAACATTATCAGCAGTCGGTATTACGAGAGATAAAGACGGTCAAATTCATAAGACATCCATAAATGTCAGGCCCCACCATGGCAATCCGCGAGAAGCCCTCCTGGAAACCCTAATAAATTTAGGTGTTGACGGCTATGACAGAATAGCTGTAACGGGAAGAAAATTCAGGCATGCCGTAAATCTTTCCTCTATTTCAGAGCCGGAAGCGGTCGAATCTGCGCTTTTTCATTTAAACGGCAATGGGCAGAACCTTGATGCTGTCATTAGTGCCGGAGGGGAAACCTTCATGGTTTATGTCATGGGAAAAGATGGAAGAATTTGCTCGGTTCAGACCGGGAATAAATGTGCATCGGGAACGGGAGAATTTTTTGTTCAGCAGCTCAACCGAATAGGGATATCCGTTAGCGAAGCAATTCATCATGCTGACGAAGAAAGACCTTATAAGGTCTCGGGTCGATGCAGTGTATTTTGTAAAAGTGATTGCACTCATGCGACAAATAAGGGGGTTCACAAAGGAAAAATTGTCGCAGGGCTTTGCAAGATGATGGCCGGTAAAATCATCGAAATTATCAAGCAAATTCCCAGGAATGACATTATGATTATCGGGGGAACCGCACAAAATCCGGTTATGGTCAGCTATCTTCAAAAAGAGATAAAAAATTTGATTGTTCCGGAAGAAGCCCCTTATTTCGAAGCCCTGGGATCTGCATTATGGGCGCTCGATCACGAAACGGTTAAGTTGCCGGAAAAGAAAAGGCTCTTCAAAAAAGGCGGGAATTCTTTTTCCATCCTGCCGCCGTTGAACAGCGCACTCGGCATGGTCGATTTCAAAACGGCCGAGAGGGGGGTCGCGCAGGAAAATGACCGTTGTGTGATCGGACTCGACGTGGGGTCAACAACAACAAAGGCGGTAATCCTCAGGCTGCAAGACGATAAAGTCTTAGCGTCTGTATACCTGCGGACAAAAGGTAATCCTGT is a window of Deltaproteobacteria bacterium DNA encoding:
- a CDS encoding fumarylacetoacetate hydrolase family protein — protein: MKLIRFLSKENQVLCGLYEPELQDQARIIRGDIFGKFKVTSKSATIHSVLPPVSPCNILALGLNYRKHADETNVSYPEIPVVFIKATTSVIGHMSPILLPTAGPENVDYEAELAIIIGRKVKNVPPSEAMDCILGYTCANDVSARDWQIEKQKKQWARGKSFDTFCPMGPYLVTREEIPDPQNLRIRTILNGRTVQDSNTSDMIFDIPSIVSDLSRSMTLLPGTVILTGTPEGVGFTRQPPVFLQDGDSVTIDIEKIGQLKNPVKREEQRENIIYLGRRGVQKPLVLGD